One genomic region from Jiangella sp. DSM 45060 encodes:
- a CDS encoding pitrilysin family protein has product MTTTSTRTLLGEDEGGLVRRTVLPGGLRIVTEAVPTVRSVAFGIWVGVGSVDELPTQAGATHYLEHLLFKGTPKRSALDISAAIESVGGEINAFTAKEFTCYYARVLDADLPLAVDVVADMVTSSLVTPADVESERDVVLEEISMRDDDPSDAVHDLLAGHMWGDSPLGRSILGTVDSITGMARDTVNDYYRQHYLARNMVVAVAGNVRHDDVVALVEKAFGAAGFLDGDDEPAAPRTGGVAPSSGQGVTLLHRPTEQANVVLAVPGLARNDERRFALGVLNAALGGGMSSRLFQEVRERRGLAYSVYSYAAQHAAAGLLGVYVGCQPKKVDQVLELCRAVLAEVVSGGITAEELERGKGQARGGLVLGLEDTSARMSRLAKAELVYDELPSLDQLLARVEAVTIDQVTDLARTLLPASPTLAVVGPFESAGRFEAVLG; this is encoded by the coding sequence GTGACCACCACGTCGACACGGACGCTGCTGGGGGAGGACGAGGGCGGACTGGTCCGCCGTACCGTCCTCCCCGGCGGCCTGCGCATCGTCACCGAGGCCGTGCCGACGGTCCGGTCGGTCGCCTTCGGCATCTGGGTGGGGGTCGGCTCGGTCGACGAGCTGCCCACCCAGGCCGGCGCCACGCACTACCTCGAGCACCTGCTGTTCAAGGGCACTCCGAAGCGCTCCGCCCTGGACATCTCGGCGGCCATCGAGTCCGTCGGCGGTGAGATCAACGCGTTCACCGCCAAGGAGTTCACCTGCTACTACGCGCGGGTGCTCGACGCCGATCTGCCGCTGGCGGTCGACGTCGTGGCCGACATGGTCACGTCGTCGCTGGTCACGCCGGCCGACGTCGAGAGCGAGCGCGATGTCGTCCTCGAAGAGATCTCCATGCGCGACGACGACCCGTCCGACGCCGTGCACGACCTCCTGGCCGGGCACATGTGGGGCGACAGCCCGCTGGGCCGGTCCATCCTGGGCACGGTCGACAGCATCACCGGCATGGCCCGCGACACCGTCAACGACTACTACCGGCAGCACTACCTGGCCCGGAACATGGTCGTCGCGGTGGCCGGAAACGTCCGCCACGACGACGTCGTCGCGCTGGTCGAGAAGGCGTTCGGCGCGGCCGGCTTCCTCGACGGCGACGACGAGCCGGCGGCGCCGCGCACCGGGGGAGTCGCGCCGTCGTCCGGTCAGGGCGTCACGCTGCTGCACCGGCCGACCGAGCAGGCCAACGTCGTGCTGGCGGTCCCCGGGCTGGCCCGCAACGACGAGCGCCGGTTCGCGCTCGGCGTGCTGAACGCCGCGCTCGGCGGCGGCATGTCGTCGCGGCTGTTCCAGGAGGTCCGCGAACGGCGCGGCCTGGCGTACTCGGTCTACTCGTACGCCGCGCAGCACGCGGCGGCCGGGCTGCTCGGCGTCTACGTCGGCTGCCAGCCGAAGAAGGTCGACCAGGTGCTGGAGCTGTGCCGCGCCGTGCTGGCCGAGGTCGTCAGCGGCGGCATCACGGCCGAGGAGCTGGAGCGGGGCAAGGGCCAGGCGCGCGGCGGACTGGTGCTCGGGCTCGAGGACACCAGCGCGCGGATGAGCCGGCTGGCGAAGGCCGAGCTGGTCTACGACGAGCTGCCCAGCCTCGACCAACTGCTCGCGCGGGTCGAGGCCGTCACGATCGACCAGGTCACCGACCTCGCCCGGACCCTGCTGCCGGCCTCGCCGACGCTCGCCGTCGTCGGGCCGTTCGAGTCGGCCGGCCGGTTCGAGGCTGTGCTGGGTTGA
- the uppS gene encoding polyprenyl diphosphate synthase: MTPSPRELLYRWYARRLTASLRAGRLPRHVAVVMDGNRRWARAAGYTDPSIGHRFGAEHVDHLLGWCSAVGIGHVTVYVASADNLRKRGSDEVDHLMRMVEEVVALRLADPAHEWRLHVAGRLDLLPDSTRLALKRAVAETAGRTGPALTVAIGYDGRQEIVDAVRSYVDEAELAGAAPSVAELADRLTPDDIARHLYTSGQPEPDLVIRTSGEQRLSGFLLWQSTQAELYFCDAYWPGFRQVDFLRALRTYARRSRPA; the protein is encoded by the coding sequence ATGACGCCGTCGCCGCGCGAGCTGCTGTATCGGTGGTACGCGCGGCGGCTGACGGCGTCGTTGCGGGCCGGGCGGCTGCCGCGGCACGTCGCCGTCGTCATGGACGGCAACCGGCGCTGGGCTCGCGCGGCCGGCTACACCGACCCGTCGATCGGGCACCGGTTCGGCGCCGAGCACGTCGACCACCTGCTCGGCTGGTGCTCGGCCGTCGGCATCGGGCACGTGACGGTGTACGTGGCGTCGGCCGACAACCTGCGCAAACGCGGGTCTGACGAGGTCGACCACCTCATGCGGATGGTCGAGGAGGTCGTCGCGCTGCGGCTGGCCGACCCCGCGCACGAGTGGCGGCTGCACGTCGCCGGACGGCTCGACCTGCTGCCCGACTCCACCCGGCTGGCGCTGAAGCGGGCCGTCGCGGAGACGGCCGGGCGGACGGGTCCGGCGCTGACGGTCGCGATCGGCTACGACGGCCGCCAGGAGATCGTCGACGCCGTCCGTTCCTATGTCGACGAGGCCGAGCTGGCCGGAGCGGCCCCGTCCGTCGCGGAGCTCGCCGACCGCCTCACCCCCGACGACATCGCCCGGCACCTGTACACCAGCGGCCAGCCGGAACCCGACCTCGTCATCCGGACCAGCGGCGAGCAGCGGCTGTCCGGCTTCCTGCTGTGGCAGTCGACCCAGGCCGAGCTGTACTTCTGCGACGCCTACTGGCCCGGCTTCCGCCAGGTCGACTTCCTGCGGGCGCTACGGACGTACGCCCGGCGGTCCCGCCCCGCCTAG
- a CDS encoding pyridoxal-dependent decarboxylase, protein MQRPEPLPDLDWTPDRAAEFGRTTLDLWTEYLRRLPAMPVTHPHTPAQTRAAVLDGRDVPDKPLGDDELLDHLRTVVFEHGAQTGHGGFMAFITGAGTVPGAPAALLAAGINQNLGGWPLGPAATEIENHVLAWFAARLGLPEHSSGAFVTGGATANLMALAVARDALAGWDVRRDGVAAGPPLAIYGSDDVHETVDRAADLLGLGTASVRRIATDDRFRLRPDAVAAAIERDLAEGVRPLAVVGTAGTTELGAIDPLAELADVAQEHGCWFHVDAAYGGPAAMVDELRPAFAGIERADSLTCDPHKWLNMPISASLVLFRDPARHVAAFTLQPDYTKLDAAVQSDMMLRYQWTPQFTRPFDALPVWVSLLAQGWDASARRIRHDVELAGWLHHLVGEHDELEALADPELSIVCFRYVPPGTHDAAYLDDLNERILYAVQRAGRVYPSNAVVAGRYAIRACLISYRTEAEHVEALVDDVVAHGRRLHAAS, encoded by the coding sequence ATGCAGCGACCAGAGCCACTCCCCGACCTCGACTGGACCCCGGACCGCGCCGCCGAGTTCGGCCGGACCACGCTGGATCTGTGGACGGAGTACCTGCGGCGGCTGCCCGCGATGCCGGTCACGCACCCGCACACTCCGGCCCAGACCCGGGCCGCGGTCCTCGACGGCCGCGACGTGCCCGACAAGCCGCTCGGCGACGACGAGCTCCTCGACCACCTGCGCACCGTCGTGTTCGAGCACGGCGCGCAGACCGGCCACGGCGGCTTCATGGCGTTCATCACCGGCGCCGGCACGGTGCCGGGCGCGCCGGCCGCGCTGCTGGCGGCCGGCATCAACCAGAACCTCGGCGGCTGGCCGCTCGGCCCGGCCGCGACCGAGATCGAGAACCACGTGCTCGCCTGGTTCGCGGCCCGGCTCGGCCTGCCCGAGCACTCGTCCGGCGCGTTCGTGACCGGCGGCGCGACCGCGAACCTCATGGCGCTGGCTGTCGCCCGCGACGCGCTGGCCGGCTGGGACGTGCGGCGCGACGGCGTCGCGGCCGGGCCGCCGCTGGCGATCTACGGCTCCGACGACGTGCACGAGACCGTCGACCGCGCCGCCGACCTGCTCGGGCTCGGCACCGCCTCGGTCCGGCGCATCGCGACGGACGACCGGTTCCGGCTCCGTCCCGACGCGGTCGCGGCGGCGATCGAGCGCGACCTCGCCGAGGGCGTCCGCCCGCTGGCCGTCGTCGGCACGGCCGGGACGACGGAGCTGGGCGCCATCGACCCGCTGGCCGAGCTGGCCGACGTCGCACAGGAGCACGGCTGCTGGTTCCACGTCGACGCCGCGTACGGCGGGCCGGCGGCGATGGTGGACGAGCTGCGCCCGGCGTTCGCGGGCATCGAGCGGGCCGACTCCCTCACCTGCGACCCGCACAAGTGGCTGAACATGCCGATCTCGGCCAGCCTCGTGCTGTTCCGCGACCCCGCCCGGCACGTCGCCGCGTTCACGCTGCAGCCCGACTACACGAAGCTCGACGCCGCGGTCCAGAGCGACATGATGCTGCGCTACCAGTGGACGCCGCAGTTCACCCGGCCGTTCGACGCGCTGCCGGTGTGGGTGTCGCTGCTCGCGCAGGGCTGGGACGCCAGCGCGCGGCGCATCCGCCACGACGTCGAGCTGGCCGGCTGGCTGCACCACCTGGTCGGCGAGCACGACGAGCTGGAGGCGCTGGCCGACCCGGAGCTGTCGATCGTCTGCTTCCGCTACGTCCCGCCGGGCACGCACGACGCCGCCTACCTCGACGACCTCAACGAGCGCATCCTGTACGCCGTCCAGCGGGCCGGCCGGGTGTACCCGTCGAACGCGGTGGTCGCGGGCCGGTACGCCATCCGCGCCTGCCTGATCAGCTACCGTACCGAGGCCGAGCACGTCGAGGCACTGGTCGACGACGTGGTCGCGCACGGCCGGCGGCTGCACGCCGCGAGCTAG
- a CDS encoding tRNA (cytidine(34)-2'-O)-methyltransferase → MFHVVFYEPRIPPNTGNAIRMVAATGAHLHLIRPLGFDLDDAKLRRAGLDYHDLANVTVHDDLPAAWTAINPEHVYAFATTGTTRHSDVAYQAGDVLLFGPEPTGLPSEVLDDERITGLVRIPMLAGRRSLNLSNSAAVAVYEAWRQHDYAGA, encoded by the coding sequence GTGTTCCACGTCGTCTTCTACGAGCCGCGCATCCCGCCGAACACCGGCAACGCCATCCGCATGGTCGCGGCCACCGGCGCCCACCTGCACCTGATCCGCCCACTCGGCTTCGACCTCGACGACGCCAAGCTGCGCCGGGCCGGCCTCGACTACCACGACCTCGCCAACGTGACGGTGCACGACGACCTCCCGGCAGCGTGGACGGCGATCAACCCCGAGCACGTCTACGCGTTCGCCACCACCGGCACCACCAGGCACAGCGACGTCGCCTACCAGGCCGGCGACGTGCTGCTGTTCGGCCCGGAGCCGACCGGCCTGCCGTCCGAGGTGCTCGACGACGAGCGGATCACCGGCCTCGTCCGCATCCCGATGCTGGCCGGACGGCGCTCGCTCAACCTGTCGAACTCGGCCGCGGTCGCCGTCTACGAGGCCTGGCGCCAGCACGACTACGCCGGCGCCTGA
- a CDS encoding GlxA family transcriptional regulator, protein MTHRVVVLARHGVIPFELSIPARIFGAARTADGRALYDVRTCGLEPGTVRTEADFEVVVRHGQEALAAADTVVVPASYETTSISREGTLPADLSAAFGTIGTKRIVSICTGAFALAAAGLLDGRPATTHWRSSGRFAELFPQVKLDPDVLFVDDGDILTSAGVAAGIDLCLHIVRRDFGTAVANRAARRCVVPPWRDGGQAQYVDQPVPEPAAATTADARAWALAHLDQPLTLGDLAGRQAMSVRTFTRRFRQEVGVSPGQWLIQQRVDRARHLLEDSDLAVDEVARRSGFGTAASLRQHLRAGLGVSPSGYRRTFRS, encoded by the coding sequence ATGACGCATCGCGTGGTCGTGCTGGCCCGGCACGGCGTGATCCCGTTCGAGCTGTCGATCCCGGCCCGCATCTTCGGCGCGGCGAGGACGGCCGACGGACGCGCGCTGTACGACGTGCGCACATGCGGCCTCGAGCCGGGAACCGTCCGCACCGAGGCCGACTTCGAGGTCGTCGTCAGGCACGGCCAGGAGGCGCTCGCCGCGGCCGACACCGTCGTCGTGCCCGCGTCGTACGAGACGACCAGCATCTCCCGCGAGGGGACGTTGCCCGCGGACCTGAGCGCCGCGTTCGGGACGATCGGGACGAAACGCATCGTCTCGATCTGCACCGGCGCGTTCGCGCTGGCCGCCGCCGGCCTGCTCGACGGTCGCCCGGCGACGACGCACTGGCGCAGCTCCGGGCGGTTCGCCGAGCTGTTCCCGCAGGTCAAGCTCGACCCCGACGTCCTGTTCGTGGACGACGGCGACATCCTGACCTCCGCGGGGGTCGCGGCCGGCATCGACCTGTGCCTGCACATCGTCCGCCGCGACTTCGGCACCGCCGTCGCCAACCGTGCGGCCCGCCGCTGCGTCGTCCCGCCGTGGCGCGACGGCGGCCAGGCCCAGTACGTCGACCAGCCGGTCCCCGAACCGGCCGCCGCCACGACGGCGGACGCCCGTGCCTGGGCGCTGGCACACCTCGACCAGCCGCTCACCCTCGGTGACCTCGCCGGACGGCAGGCGATGAGCGTGCGCACGTTCACCCGCCGGTTCCGCCAGGAGGTCGGCGTCAGCCCCGGCCAGTGGCTGATCCAGCAGCGCGTCGACCGCGCCCGCCACCTGCTCGAGGACAGCGACCTCGCCGTCGACGAGGTGGCCCGGCGGAGCGGCTTCGGCACGGCCGCCTCGCTGCGCCAGCACCTGCGCGCCGGCCTCGGCGTGTCGCCGTCCGGCTACCGCCGCACGTTCCGGTCGTGA
- a CDS encoding MFS transporter, translating to MAGSFHRVAVGPLVARAPVPEDRRVTQTVAARPTSRRSPGRVHRAWWVALVAFIALVGAAAFRATPSVMIEPFRDEFGWSHGTISFAISVNIMLYGLTSPFAAALMERFGMRRVVACALSLVSVGSGLTVLMTASWQLVLCWGLLVGLGTGSMALAFVATVTDRWFVARRGLVSGILTAGTATGQLVFLPLLAVLVSDHGWRPASLLVSGVALAAVPLIWFLLRDHPADVGLLPYGAPAPSPGVAPTPASSAAITSAPSAAPSPVAPSSASPVTPAAASPAPGAGRRAITALTTAARTKAFWLLAGTFAICGASTNGLVGTHFVPAAHDHGMPVTTAAGLLAVIGIFDLIGTVASGWLTDRFDPRLLLGVYYALRGVSLMVLPLLLAGEVHPPMLFFIVFYGLDWVATVPPTIALCREHFGASGPIVFGWVLASHQIGAALVAFGAGLTRDAYGSYDLAWIGAGALCAMAAAMALAIRRRAPRPPLSATT from the coding sequence ATGGCCGGATCCTTTCACAGAGTGGCTGTCGGGCCACTGGTGGCACGGGCTCCCGTACCGGAGGATCGTCGGGTGACGCAGACCGTGGCCGCCCGCCCGACGTCCCGGCGTTCTCCCGGCCGCGTGCATCGCGCCTGGTGGGTGGCGCTCGTCGCGTTCATCGCGCTGGTAGGTGCGGCCGCCTTCCGGGCGACGCCGAGCGTCATGATCGAGCCGTTCCGCGACGAGTTCGGCTGGTCGCACGGCACCATCTCGTTCGCGATCTCCGTCAACATCATGCTGTACGGCCTGACGTCGCCGTTCGCGGCCGCGCTGATGGAGCGGTTCGGCATGCGCCGGGTCGTGGCCTGTGCGTTGTCGCTGGTGTCGGTGGGAAGCGGGCTGACGGTCCTCATGACGGCGAGCTGGCAGCTGGTGCTCTGCTGGGGCCTGCTGGTCGGCCTCGGGACCGGCTCGATGGCCCTCGCCTTCGTCGCCACCGTCACCGACCGCTGGTTCGTCGCCCGGCGTGGCCTCGTGTCCGGCATCCTCACCGCCGGGACCGCCACCGGGCAGCTCGTCTTCCTGCCGCTGCTGGCCGTCCTCGTCTCCGACCACGGGTGGCGGCCGGCTTCGCTGCTGGTCAGCGGGGTGGCGCTGGCTGCGGTGCCGCTGATCTGGTTCCTCCTCCGCGACCATCCCGCCGACGTGGGGCTGCTCCCGTACGGCGCGCCCGCTCCCAGCCCCGGCGTCGCACCTACCCCCGCATCGTCCGCCGCCATCACGTCCGCCCCGTCCGCCGCGCCGTCGCCCGTCGCTCCGTCCTCGGCGTCGCCCGTCACTCCGGCCGCGGCCTCGCCGGCACCGGGAGCGGGCCGCCGGGCGATCACCGCCCTGACGACGGCCGCGCGCACCAAGGCGTTCTGGCTGCTGGCCGGCACCTTCGCCATCTGTGGTGCGTCGACGAACGGCCTCGTCGGCACGCACTTCGTCCCCGCGGCGCACGATCACGGCATGCCGGTCACGACGGCCGCGGGACTGCTCGCGGTCATCGGCATCTTCGACCTCATCGGCACCGTCGCCTCCGGCTGGCTGACGGACCGCTTCGATCCGCGGCTGCTGCTCGGCGTGTACTACGCGCTGCGCGGGGTGTCGCTGATGGTGCTGCCGCTGCTGCTGGCCGGCGAGGTGCACCCGCCGATGCTGTTCTTCATCGTCTTCTACGGCCTCGACTGGGTCGCCACCGTCCCGCCGACGATCGCGCTGTGCCGTGAGCACTTCGGCGCCTCCGGCCCGATCGTCTTCGGCTGGGTCCTGGCGTCGCACCAGATCGGCGCCGCGCTGGTCGCGTTCGGCGCCGGCCTGACGCGGGACGCGTACGGCAGCTACGACCTGGCCTGGATCGGCGCCGGCGCTCTGTGCGCCATGGCCGCCGCCATGGCCCTCGCCATCCGACGTCGCGCCCCTCGTCCGCCCCTATCCGCGACCACGTGA
- the dapB gene encoding 4-hydroxy-tetrahydrodipicolinate reductase codes for MTLRVAVIGAAGRMGQQVVDAVERADGLELAGRFDVGDDLGDLGGADVAVEFTVPGASLANVLHCVEQGVHAVVGTTGWTDESLGQVRAALAVQPKVGVLIAPNFAIGAVLTMRFAAQAARFYESVEVIELHHPDKVDAPSGTAIRTAEVIAEARRAADVPSAPDATASGLDGARGARVEGVPVHAVRLRGLVAHEEVLFGSPGETLTIRHDSFDRASFMPGVLAGVRGVVDRPGLTVGLEEILDL; via the coding sequence ATGACGTTGCGGGTGGCGGTGATCGGCGCGGCCGGTCGGATGGGTCAGCAGGTGGTCGACGCGGTCGAGCGCGCCGACGGTCTGGAGTTGGCCGGACGGTTCGACGTCGGCGACGACCTCGGTGATCTGGGCGGTGCTGACGTCGCGGTGGAGTTCACCGTGCCGGGCGCGTCGCTCGCCAACGTGCTGCACTGCGTCGAGCAGGGTGTGCACGCGGTGGTCGGCACGACCGGCTGGACCGACGAGTCGCTGGGCCAGGTTCGGGCGGCGCTGGCCGTGCAGCCGAAGGTGGGTGTGCTCATCGCGCCGAACTTCGCCATCGGAGCGGTGCTGACGATGCGGTTCGCCGCACAGGCGGCCCGGTTCTACGAGTCGGTCGAGGTGATCGAGCTGCACCACCCCGACAAGGTCGACGCGCCCAGCGGGACGGCGATCCGGACGGCCGAAGTGATCGCCGAGGCCCGGCGGGCGGCGGACGTCCCGTCGGCGCCCGATGCGACGGCGAGCGGGCTCGACGGCGCCCGTGGTGCTCGGGTCGAGGGTGTGCCGGTGCATGCGGTTCGGCTGCGTGGGCTGGTCGCGCACGAGGAGGTGCTGTTCGGGTCGCCCGGCGAGACGTTGACGATCCGGCACGACTCCTTCGACCGCGCGTCGTTCATGCCGGGCGTGCTGGCCGGCGTGCGCGGTGTGGTCGATCGTCCTGGTCTGACGGTCGGACTCGAGGAGATCCTCGACCTGTGA
- the ggt gene encoding gamma-glutamyltransferase, which yields MGVQRSRRTAAAVLAGAIAVAGAGLFAPAQAAEAERSGPAEPAGQTERARQVESAGQVETAGQVETTGQTERAGQLEQGESGRRPSQPEKQPTATGYGGAVATVDADATAAGLHVLRRGGTAVDAAVAAAAALGVSEPFSAGIGGGGFFVYYDARSGEVSTLDGRESAPATATEDRFIDPATGAPLAFADARVSGLSVGTPGTLATWAEALDRWGRFDLARNLRPAIDLAEDGFVVDETFRSQVAANAAIFADFPATAELYLPAGAPPAVGTVLPNPDLADTYRQIARHGIDVFYEGPIAGEIAATVQEPPVRDGATRVVRPGDLTTDDLAGYEVIEREPTLVDYRGLQVYGMPPPSSGGSTVGEALNILENFDLGAMDEAQALHHYLEATALAFADRNRYVGDPDVIDVPLDELLSQEFADERACLLDPDAAAPKPVAPGVPDGDYGDGCATAADPAAVADEGSTTHLTTADRWGNVVAYTLTIEQTGGSGIAVPGRGFLLNNELTDFNFAPTQGSAPDPNLPGPDKRPRSSMAPTIVLDEDGEPLLAVGSPGGATIIGTVLQTLVNRIDLGMDLPSALAAPRLFQPNAVNTSAENAIATGPLGAILRDEYGHSLAATAEIGAATGIEFLGRHRLQAVAEPVRRGGGSAGVLLPIRWPRD from the coding sequence ATGGGTGTGCAGCGGAGCAGACGGACAGCGGCCGCGGTACTGGCCGGGGCGATCGCCGTGGCGGGAGCTGGGCTCTTCGCACCCGCGCAGGCGGCCGAGGCCGAACGTTCCGGACCGGCGGAACCGGCTGGGCAGACCGAGCGCGCCAGGCAGGTCGAGTCGGCAGGACAGGTCGAGACGGCAGGACAGGTCGAGACGACAGGACAGACCGAGCGCGCCGGGCAGCTGGAGCAAGGGGAGTCCGGGCGACGTCCGTCGCAGCCGGAGAAGCAACCGACGGCGACGGGGTATGGCGGCGCGGTCGCGACCGTCGACGCCGACGCGACGGCGGCCGGGCTGCACGTGCTGCGCCGGGGCGGGACGGCGGTCGACGCGGCGGTGGCGGCGGCAGCGGCGCTGGGCGTCAGTGAGCCGTTCTCCGCGGGCATCGGCGGCGGTGGGTTCTTCGTGTACTACGACGCGAGGTCCGGCGAGGTCAGCACGCTCGACGGGCGGGAGAGCGCGCCGGCGACGGCCACCGAGGACCGGTTCATCGACCCCGCGACCGGCGCGCCGCTGGCGTTCGCCGACGCGCGGGTGAGCGGGCTGTCGGTCGGGACGCCGGGCACGCTGGCCACGTGGGCAGAGGCGCTGGACCGCTGGGGCCGCTTCGACCTCGCCCGCAACCTGCGTCCCGCCATCGACCTGGCCGAGGACGGGTTCGTGGTCGACGAGACGTTCCGGTCGCAGGTCGCGGCGAACGCGGCGATCTTCGCCGACTTCCCGGCGACGGCCGAGCTGTACCTGCCGGCCGGCGCGCCACCCGCCGTCGGCACCGTCCTGCCCAACCCCGACCTCGCCGACACCTACCGGCAGATCGCCCGCCACGGCATCGACGTCTTCTACGAGGGCCCGATCGCCGGCGAGATCGCGGCCACCGTCCAGGAGCCGCCGGTCCGCGACGGCGCCACGCGCGTCGTCCGCCCCGGCGACCTGACGACGGACGACCTGGCCGGCTACGAGGTGATCGAGCGTGAACCGACCCTCGTCGACTACCGCGGCCTGCAGGTCTACGGTATGCCGCCGCCGTCGTCGGGCGGATCGACCGTCGGCGAGGCGCTGAACATCCTCGAGAACTTCGACCTCGGCGCCATGGACGAGGCGCAGGCGCTGCACCACTACCTCGAGGCGACGGCGCTCGCGTTCGCCGACCGCAACCGCTACGTCGGCGACCCTGACGTCATCGACGTGCCGCTGGACGAGCTGCTGTCGCAGGAGTTCGCCGACGAGCGCGCCTGCCTGCTCGACCCCGACGCGGCGGCGCCGAAGCCGGTCGCGCCGGGCGTGCCGGACGGCGACTACGGCGACGGCTGCGCGACCGCCGCCGACCCGGCCGCCGTCGCCGACGAGGGCTCCACCACGCACCTGACCACGGCCGACCGCTGGGGCAACGTCGTCGCGTACACGCTGACGATCGAGCAGACCGGCGGCAGCGGCATCGCCGTCCCCGGCCGCGGCTTCCTGCTCAACAACGAGCTGACCGACTTCAACTTCGCGCCGACGCAGGGCAGCGCGCCCGACCCGAACCTGCCCGGCCCGGACAAGCGGCCGCGCTCGTCGATGGCGCCGACGATCGTGCTCGACGAGGACGGCGAACCGCTGCTGGCGGTCGGCAGCCCCGGCGGCGCGACGATCATCGGAACGGTGCTGCAGACGTTGGTCAACCGCATCGACCTCGGCATGGACCTCCCCAGCGCGCTCGCCGCCCCGCGACTGTTCCAGCCCAACGCCGTGAACACGTCGGCCGAGAACGCCATCGCCACCGGCCCGCTCGGCGCGATTCTGCGTGACGAGTACGGGCACTCGCTCGCGGCGACGGCGGAGATCGGCGCCGCGACGGGGATCGAGTTCCTCGGACGGCATCGGCTGCAGGCGGTCGCGGAGCCGGTCCGCCGCGGCGGCGGCAGCGCCGGCGTACTGCTGCCCATCCGCTGGCCACGCGACTGA
- a CDS encoding AzlD domain-containing protein — protein MTGVWIAVIVASVGCYALKLAGVSLPSSVLERDDVQRVATLLPVAMLAGLVAVELFDSGGSLGLDLRLLAGVGAGVVALLLRQSFLVVIIVAAAVTALLRALT, from the coding sequence ATGACGGGGGTCTGGATCGCGGTGATCGTCGCCTCCGTCGGTTGCTACGCGCTCAAACTGGCGGGCGTGTCGCTGCCGTCGTCGGTCCTCGAGCGCGACGACGTGCAGCGGGTGGCAACGCTGCTGCCGGTCGCGATGCTGGCCGGCCTCGTCGCCGTCGAGCTGTTCGATTCCGGCGGCTCGCTCGGCCTCGACCTGCGCCTCCTCGCCGGCGTCGGCGCCGGGGTCGTCGCCCTGCTCCTCCGCCAGTCCTTCCTCGTCGTCATCATCGTCGCCGCCGCCGTGACGGCCCTCCTGCGCGCCCTCACCTGA
- a CDS encoding AzlC family ABC transporter permease codes for MSDESRSAIRRDAAGIAAYAAAFGASFGAVSVASGLSVWQTMVLSLVMFSGASQFALVGVIGAGGAGLAAVPTALLLGVRNAFYGVPLTRILGRRSLAGPRRLVTAHLVIDETTAMAVGRDGRTAQRYAFWATGVLLFLLWNAGSLVGAVGGSAIGEPETLGLDAMIPAAFLALLWPRLRSAEGRWVAAGGALVATALIPLVPAGVPVLAAAPIAVVAGLLPRRGPEAAR; via the coding sequence ATGAGTGACGAATCGCGCTCCGCGATCCGGCGCGATGCCGCCGGCATCGCCGCGTACGCCGCGGCGTTCGGCGCCTCCTTCGGCGCCGTCTCCGTCGCGTCCGGTCTCAGCGTGTGGCAGACGATGGTGCTGAGCCTGGTGATGTTCAGCGGCGCGTCGCAGTTCGCGCTGGTCGGCGTCATCGGCGCCGGCGGTGCGGGACTGGCGGCCGTGCCGACGGCGCTGCTGCTCGGCGTGCGGAACGCGTTCTACGGGGTGCCGCTGACGCGGATCCTCGGCCGGCGGTCGCTGGCCGGGCCGCGCCGGCTGGTGACGGCGCACCTGGTCATCGACGAGACGACGGCGATGGCGGTCGGGCGCGACGGGCGGACGGCGCAGCGGTACGCGTTCTGGGCCACTGGCGTGCTGCTGTTCCTGCTGTGGAACGCCGGCTCACTGGTGGGTGCGGTGGGTGGGTCGGCGATCGGTGAGCCGGAGACGCTCGGGCTGGACGCGATGATCCCGGCCGCGTTCCTGGCGCTGCTGTGGCCGCGGCTGCGTTCTGCCGAAGGACGGTGGGTCGCGGCCGGCGGGGCGTTGGTGGCGACGGCGCTGATCCCGCTGGTGCCGGCCGGTGTGCCCGTGCTCGCCGCCGCGCCGATCGCCGTCGTGGCCGGTCTGCTGCCGCGGCGTGGCCCGGAGGCGGCGCGATGA